From a single bacterium genomic region:
- a CDS encoding HEPN domain-containing protein: MIKEEDSLIPDDWKRVAQKDWTRMKKHLDDDAEAVAYFLQQSLEKYLKAFLLQHGWKLKKIHALHDLISDAIKYNPALESFRKLCERVSGYYFTERYPKLVEEELSCEDVKKDIEEAKMFIN; this comes from the coding sequence ATGATAAAAGAAGAAGATTCTCTTATTCCTGATGATTGGAAAAGGGTTGCCCAAAAAGATTGGACTAGGATGAAAAAACACTTGGATGATGATGCTGAAGCAGTAGCCTATTTTTTACAGCAATCATTAGAAAAGTATTTAAAGGCATTTCTGCTTCAACACGGTTGGAAATTGAAAAAGATCCATGCACTTCATGATTTAATCAGCGATGCAATAAAATACAATCCAGCTCTTGAATCCTTTCGTAAATTATGTGAAAGGGTCTCTGGATATTATTTTACCGAACGCTATCCAAAATTAGTAGAAGAAGAATTAAGCTGTGAGGATGTAAAAAAAGATATTGAGGAGGCAAAAATGTTTATTAACTAA
- a CDS encoding nucleotidyltransferase domain-containing protein produces MDNIMERIRLISERLKKEYKAEKVILFGSYAKGEQTEDSDVDLFIIAPTREKFYDRMASVLGLVRDLYGGLALSPIVLKPEEVAKRLKIKDQFVEEIVKEGIEL; encoded by the coding sequence ATGGATAATATAATGGAAAGGATAAGGCTGATAAGTGAGAGGCTCAAAAAGGAGTATAAGGCAGAGAAGGTTATTTTATTTGGCTCATATGCAAAGGGAGAACAAACCGAGGATAGCGATGTAGACCTTTTTATTATTGCCCCTACACGAGAAAAATTTTATGATAGGATGGCAAGTGTCCTTGGGCTTGTGCGTGACCTTTATGGAGGACTTGCTCTCTCGCCAATTGTTTTAAAACCAGAAGAAGTGGCAAAGAGATTAAAAATAAAGGATCAATTTGTAGAAGAGATAGTAAAAGAGGGGATTGAATTATGA
- the lsrF gene encoding 3-hydroxy-5-phosphonooxypentane-2,4-dione thiolase — protein sequence MDWGMKNRLSQLIQPDGRCMFMPIDHGYFQGPTRKLEKPGETIKPLLPYYDALFVTRGVLRSCIDPSNTKPIILRVSGGTSMVGKNLANEGITTSIEEAIRLNAQALGISIFIGSDYEKETLLNLSKLVDEGEKYGIPIMAVTAVGKELEKRDARYLALCCRIAAELGAKVVKTYWCENFEKVVQGCPVPVVMAGGPKVETEKEVFSFVYDGMQKGAIGINLGRNIWQNENPVAMIKALRAIVHENATVDEANGIFLKEKNG from the coding sequence ATGGATTGGGGAATGAAAAATCGGCTATCTCAGCTAATTCAGCCAGATGGTCGGTGTATGTTTATGCCTATAGACCATGGGTATTTTCAAGGACCAACAAGAAAATTAGAAAAGCCAGGGGAGACCATTAAACCCCTTTTGCCTTACTATGATGCCCTTTTTGTAACAAGGGGCGTCTTGCGCTCCTGTATAGACCCTAGTAATACCAAGCCAATTATTCTCAGGGTTTCAGGTGGAACAAGTATGGTAGGTAAGAACCTTGCCAATGAAGGCATTACAACCTCCATAGAAGAAGCTATAAGGCTTAATGCACAGGCATTAGGTATTTCTATATTTATAGGCTCTGACTATGAAAAAGAGACCCTATTAAATTTGTCTAAATTGGTTGATGAAGGTGAAAAATATGGCATTCCTATTATGGCTGTTACAGCTGTAGGCAAAGAGCTTGAAAAAAGGGATGCCCGCTATCTTGCTTTATGTTGCAGAATAGCCGCTGAGCTAGGTGCGAAGGTTGTAAAAACCTATTGGTGCGAAAATTTTGAGAAGGTAGTGCAAGGTTGTCCAGTGCCAGTAGTTATGGCTGGAGGCCCTAAGGTAGAGACAGAAAAAGAGGTTTTTTCCTTTGTCTATGATGGAATGCAAAAAGGAGCTATTGGAATAAATCTTGGCAGAAACATCTGGCAGAATGAGAATCCAGTTGCAATGATAAAAGCCTTAAGGGCTATTGTCCATGAAAATGCCACAGTAGATGAAGCTAATGGGATATTCTTGAAAGAAAAGAATGGATAA
- a CDS encoding type III pantothenate kinase, translating to MLLAIDIGNTKTKFALFYNEKIIFKDSIPTSIAPSLFEKIKEKPSKICIASVVPKINPIIEERAKAFEIKPLYVSFDKIKTSIKSPEKIGEDRIANVLGALHQYKPPIIIVDLGTATVFDCIDKNSVYIGGAILPGIEISISSLFEKCSLLSPFEIKEPKSCIGNDTKSAIQSGIFYGYIEQIDGMTKRIKRRIKEARVIGTGGINLFLSHLKEIDIIDPDLTLKGINVYQKNLLT from the coding sequence ATGCTTCTTGCAATTGATATTGGAAATACAAAGACAAAATTTGCCTTGTTTTATAATGAAAAAATTATTTTTAAGGATAGTATTCCAACTAGCATAGCCCCCTCCTTATTTGAAAAGATAAAAGAAAAACCGTCTAAAATCTGCATTGCCTCTGTTGTTCCAAAGATAAATCCGATAATTGAAGAAAGGGCAAAGGCTTTTGAAATAAAACCCCTATATGTCTCTTTTGATAAAATAAAAACAAGTATTAAAAGCCCAGAAAAAATAGGAGAGGATAGGATTGCAAATGTCTTGGGTGCATTACATCAATACAAGCCTCCAATCATCATTGTTGATTTAGGAACAGCCACAGTTTTTGATTGTATAGATAAAAATTCCGTATATATTGGTGGTGCTATCCTTCCTGGAATTGAAATTTCCATTTCTTCTTTGTTTGAAAAATGCAGCCTTCTTTCTCCTTTTGAGATTAAAGAACCAAAATCTTGTATTGGAAACGATACAAAATCTGCCATACAATCTGGAATATTTTATGGATATATTGAACAAATAGATGGAATGACAAAGAGGATAAAAAGAAGGATAAAGGAAGCAAGGGTTATTGGAACAGGTGGAATAAACCTTTTTCTTTCCCATCTAAAGGAGATTGATATAATAGACCCTGACCTTACACTTAAAGGAATAAATGTTTATCAAAAAAATCTGTTGACATAA